Proteins found in one Elusimicrobiota bacterium genomic segment:
- the acpS gene encoding holo-ACP synthase, whose translation MELGVDLVEIGRIKSLARRNPKFLPRVFSAHEIAYCKSKKNPWPHFAVRFAAKEAVYKALGKAEVPLTAISVKRGADGRPSVKIHGKPVRGLKLSLSHGRDHAVAFAVLAR comes from the coding sequence ATGGAGCTCGGGGTCGACCTCGTCGAGATCGGGCGGATCAAGTCGCTGGCCCGCCGCAACCCGAAGTTCCTCCCGCGCGTGTTCTCCGCTCACGAGATCGCCTACTGCAAGAGCAAGAAGAACCCGTGGCCCCACTTCGCCGTGCGCTTCGCCGCCAAGGAGGCCGTCTACAAGGCCCTGGGCAAGGCCGAGGTACCGCTGACCGCGATCTCGGTCAAGCGCGGCGCGGACGGCCGCCCGTCGGTCAAGATCCACGGCAAGCCGGTGCGCGGACTCAAGCTCTCGCTCTCCCACGGCCGCGACCACGCCGTCGCCTTCGCCGTGCTCGCGCGTTGA
- the hpt gene encoding hypoxanthine phosphoribosyltransferase yields MTSRTAVHPALTKVLIDEDVLRARIKELGVQITRDYAGKRLVVVGVLKGSVIFLADLLRAIGPEVDVETDFVAVSSYAGTASTGAIRTLLDLRQSPEGKHLLLIEDIVDTGLTLTSLTETLRAHHPSSLEVCTLLDKTECRKVPFQPKYVGFKIPNEFVVGFGLDYDERYRQLPCVGVLKI; encoded by the coding sequence ATGACCTCCCGAACCGCCGTTCACCCCGCTTTGACCAAGGTTTTGATCGACGAGGACGTCCTCCGGGCCCGGATCAAGGAGCTCGGCGTCCAGATCACGCGCGATTACGCGGGCAAGCGCCTGGTGGTCGTGGGCGTGCTCAAAGGAAGCGTCATCTTCCTCGCCGACCTGCTGCGCGCGATCGGCCCCGAGGTGGACGTCGAGACGGACTTCGTGGCGGTCTCCTCCTACGCGGGGACGGCCTCGACCGGCGCCATCCGCACCTTGCTCGACCTGCGCCAGAGTCCCGAGGGCAAGCATCTGCTGCTCATCGAGGACATCGTGGACACCGGCCTGACCTTGACCTCCCTGACCGAGACCCTGCGCGCGCATCATCCGAGCTCGCTCGAGGTCTGCACCTTGCTCGACAAGACCGAGTGCCGGAAGGTCCCGTTCCAGCCGAAATACGTGGGATTCAAGATCCCGAACGAGTTCGTCGTGGGCTTCGGCCTCGACTACGACGAGCGCTATCGGCAACTGCCGTGCGTGGGAGTGTTGAAGATCTAG
- a CDS encoding pyridoxine 5'-phosphate synthase, whose translation MKTEQKLKLGVNIDHVATLRQARLDIDPDPVQAAQVARQSGADIIVCHLRRDRRHMQDADIVKLCRLKGETHVELSDDPKIIASVLKARPTSVCLVPERPGEVSTEGGLDLVRNGKSLAKTIARLKKAGVEVSLFVAPEAPAVRAARNIGADIVELDTSDYAKTHSKPKQKLELERLELAAYMAWEMGIVVHAGHGLDYHNVAPVARIPHMSALNIGFSIVARSVFVGLKTAVSEMRRAID comes from the coding sequence ATGAAGACCGAGCAGAAGCTGAAATTGGGCGTGAACATCGACCATGTCGCGACGCTGCGCCAGGCGCGGCTCGACATCGATCCCGATCCCGTGCAGGCCGCGCAGGTCGCCCGCCAGTCCGGCGCCGACATCATCGTCTGCCACCTCCGCCGCGACCGCCGCCACATGCAGGACGCGGACATCGTCAAGCTCTGCCGCCTCAAGGGCGAGACCCACGTCGAGCTCTCCGACGACCCCAAGATCATCGCCTCCGTGCTCAAGGCCCGCCCCACCTCGGTGTGCCTCGTGCCGGAGCGGCCCGGCGAGGTCTCCACCGAGGGCGGCCTGGACCTCGTCCGCAACGGCAAGAGCCTCGCCAAGACGATCGCCAGGCTCAAGAAGGCCGGCGTCGAGGTCAGCCTGTTCGTCGCGCCCGAGGCCCCGGCCGTGCGCGCCGCGCGCAACATCGGCGCCGACATCGTCGAGCTCGACACGAGCGACTACGCCAAGACCCACAGCAAGCCCAAGCAGAAGCTCGAGCTCGAGCGCCTCGAGCTCGCGGCGTACATGGCCTGGGAGATGGGCATCGTCGTCCACGCCGGCCACGGCCTCGACTACCACAACGTGGCGCCCGTCGCGCGCATCCCGCACATGTCCGCTCTCAACATCGGCTTCTCGATCGTCGCCCGCTCCGTGTTCGTGGGCCTGAAGACCGCCGTCTCCGAGATGCGCCGGGCCATCGACTAG
- a CDS encoding ATP-dependent metallopeptidase FtsH/Yme1/Tma family protein — protein sequence MDNKNLKQLVIWGLGFVLLLTLFNSVKTVPLEAEIPYSEFKARLREGTITQVRMRPDMISGDYRDKKGTTQHFRALPLPDPKLVEDLEAHKVSVFQGERDRSGMYAFALNLGGILLFFFLWWFFVIRQVQVGGKQAMSFGRSKAKMVDEKKKKTTFADVAGCEESKEELREVVDFLKTPDKYQKLGGKMPRGVLLFGPPGTGKTLLARAVAGEAGVPFFSASASEFVEMFVGVGASRVRDLFDQAKKAAPAVIFIDELDAVGRARFAGIGGGHDEREQTLNQLLIELDGFEQNQGIILIAATNRPDVIDTALLRPGRFDRQINVPVPDCKGREAILKVHSQIVKMAPDADLAVVARRTPGFAGADLANVINEGALLAARKNKEVVELADLEEAIERVMAGPQKRSNIMSDREKKIVSYHECGHTIVAKMLPGTDPVHKVSILSRGFALGYTLQLPLEDKYLTSRVDITNRLAILLGGRAAEELAFNEITTGAADDLSKATAYATRMVTEFGMSEIVGPLSLKKPDQEMFMGRDLNKGGAFSERTMQLVDEEVKRIVTEAQAKARSILSANKKALDTLAQSLFDREVLNGDDIDAVLASARA from the coding sequence ATGGACAATAAAAACCTGAAGCAGCTCGTCATCTGGGGCCTCGGCTTCGTGCTCCTGCTGACGTTGTTCAACAGCGTGAAGACCGTCCCGCTCGAGGCCGAGATCCCGTACTCCGAGTTCAAGGCCCGTCTGCGCGAGGGCACGATCACCCAGGTCCGCATGCGTCCGGACATGATCAGCGGCGACTACCGCGACAAGAAGGGCACGACCCAGCACTTCCGCGCCCTGCCCCTGCCCGACCCGAAGCTCGTGGAGGACCTCGAGGCGCACAAGGTCTCGGTCTTCCAGGGCGAGCGCGACCGCAGCGGCATGTACGCCTTCGCGCTGAACCTCGGCGGCATCCTGCTCTTCTTCTTCCTCTGGTGGTTCTTCGTGATCCGCCAGGTCCAGGTCGGCGGCAAGCAGGCGATGTCCTTCGGCCGCTCCAAGGCCAAGATGGTCGACGAGAAGAAGAAGAAGACGACCTTCGCCGACGTCGCCGGCTGCGAGGAGTCGAAGGAGGAGCTCCGCGAGGTCGTGGACTTCCTGAAGACGCCCGACAAGTACCAGAAGCTGGGCGGCAAGATGCCGCGCGGCGTGCTCCTGTTCGGGCCTCCCGGCACGGGCAAGACCTTGCTCGCGCGCGCGGTCGCCGGTGAGGCCGGCGTGCCGTTCTTCTCCGCCTCCGCCTCCGAGTTCGTCGAGATGTTCGTCGGCGTCGGCGCCTCGCGGGTGCGCGACCTCTTCGACCAGGCCAAGAAGGCCGCGCCCGCCGTCATCTTCATCGACGAGCTCGACGCGGTCGGACGGGCCCGCTTCGCCGGCATCGGCGGCGGGCACGACGAGCGCGAGCAGACTCTCAATCAATTGCTGATCGAGCTCGACGGGTTCGAGCAGAACCAGGGGATCATCCTCATCGCCGCCACCAACCGCCCCGACGTGATCGACACCGCGCTCCTTCGGCCCGGCCGCTTCGACCGGCAGATCAACGTGCCCGTGCCCGACTGCAAGGGCCGCGAGGCGATCCTCAAGGTGCACTCCCAGATCGTGAAGATGGCGCCGGACGCCGACCTCGCGGTCGTCGCCCGCCGCACCCCGGGCTTCGCCGGCGCGGACCTCGCCAACGTGATCAACGAGGGCGCCTTGCTTGCCGCGCGCAAGAACAAGGAGGTCGTCGAGCTCGCCGACCTCGAGGAGGCCATCGAGCGCGTCATGGCGGGGCCGCAGAAGCGGTCCAACATCATGTCCGACCGCGAGAAGAAGATCGTGTCCTACCACGAGTGCGGCCACACGATCGTCGCCAAGATGCTCCCCGGCACCGACCCGGTGCACAAGGTCTCGATCCTGTCCCGCGGCTTCGCGCTCGGCTACACCCTCCAGCTGCCGCTGGAGGACAAGTATCTGACCTCGCGCGTCGACATCACCAACCGCCTCGCGATCCTGCTCGGCGGCCGGGCCGCCGAGGAGCTCGCCTTCAACGAGATCACGACCGGCGCCGCGGACGACCTGTCCAAGGCCACGGCCTACGCGACGCGCATGGTCACCGAGTTCGGCATGAGCGAGATCGTCGGCCCGCTGTCGCTGAAGAAGCCCGACCAGGAGATGTTCATGGGCCGCGACCTGAACAAGGGCGGGGCCTTCTCGGAGCGTACGATGCAGCTCGTCGACGAGGAGGTCAAGCGCATCGTGACCGAGGCGCAGGCGAAGGCTCGCTCCATCCTGTCCGCCAACAAGAAGGCCCTGGACACCTTGGCGCAGTCCCTGTTCGACCGCGAGGTGCTCAACGGCGACGACATCGACGCCGTGCTGGCCTCGGCCCGAGCCTGA
- the glmM gene encoding phosphoglucosamine mutase gives MSSPSLFGTDGVRGIPGQGPLTPESVRALAYHAAKVLLERQGVKINGHAPLIAVGRDTRGSGPALLRSLISGFSAAGVRVLDLGVIPTPAVSYLAPRLGCFAGAVISASHNPAEYNGIKFFDGAGFKMAPALEYEVEGRMKRPAPPAISRPPFAAADRAGIYLDFLKSAFPAALDLDGARIVVDCAHGAAAAFAPRLLAGLGAEVFAIGVKPNGRNINDGCGATATEAMRREVKRRRAHAGLALDGDADRALICDERGDLLDGDALIAAAAARLLRRGALKGGKVAVTVMSNFGLLSYLGGLGVDAVTTPVGDRYVTEAIEREGLSLGGENSGHIVFRDFAPTGDGMLTGLQTLAAWRESGKPMSALGRLYKATPQVLRAVRVKQKPAIAALGRTSAAIAAATRTLAGRGRVFVRYSGTEPVLRVLVEGPKSAENRRIADEIAKIYLTETGAREEKHG, from the coding sequence GTGAGCTCCCCTTCCCTGTTCGGTACCGACGGCGTGCGCGGCATCCCCGGCCAGGGCCCCCTCACGCCCGAGTCGGTGCGCGCGCTCGCCTATCACGCGGCGAAGGTCCTTCTCGAGCGCCAGGGCGTCAAGATCAACGGCCACGCCCCGCTCATCGCCGTCGGCCGCGACACGCGCGGCTCCGGCCCCGCTTTGCTGCGCTCCCTGATCTCGGGCTTCTCCGCCGCCGGCGTGCGCGTGCTCGACCTCGGGGTCATCCCCACGCCGGCCGTGTCGTACCTCGCTCCTCGCCTGGGCTGCTTCGCCGGCGCCGTGATCTCGGCGAGCCACAACCCCGCGGAGTACAACGGCATCAAGTTCTTCGACGGCGCGGGCTTCAAGATGGCGCCCGCCCTCGAGTACGAGGTCGAGGGGCGCATGAAGCGCCCCGCGCCGCCCGCGATCTCGCGCCCGCCTTTCGCCGCCGCGGACCGGGCCGGCATCTATCTGGATTTCCTCAAGAGCGCCTTTCCCGCGGCGCTCGACCTCGACGGGGCCCGCATCGTCGTGGATTGCGCGCACGGCGCGGCCGCCGCCTTCGCGCCGAGGCTGCTGGCCGGGCTCGGCGCCGAGGTCTTCGCGATCGGCGTCAAGCCGAACGGCCGGAACATCAACGACGGCTGCGGCGCGACCGCGACCGAGGCGATGCGCCGCGAGGTCAAGCGCCGCCGCGCGCACGCCGGGCTCGCCCTCGACGGCGACGCCGACCGCGCCCTGATCTGCGACGAGCGCGGCGACCTGCTCGACGGCGACGCGCTGATCGCGGCCGCGGCCGCCCGCCTGCTGCGGCGCGGCGCCCTGAAGGGCGGCAAGGTCGCCGTGACCGTCATGTCGAACTTCGGCCTGCTGTCCTACCTGGGCGGCCTCGGCGTCGACGCGGTCACGACCCCGGTCGGCGACCGCTACGTGACCGAGGCCATCGAGCGCGAGGGTCTGAGCCTCGGCGGGGAGAACTCCGGGCACATCGTGTTCCGGGACTTCGCCCCGACCGGCGACGGCATGCTGACCGGCCTTCAGACCTTGGCCGCCTGGCGCGAGTCGGGCAAGCCGATGAGCGCCCTGGGGCGGCTGTACAAGGCGACGCCTCAGGTCCTGCGCGCCGTCCGCGTGAAGCAGAAGCCGGCCATCGCCGCGCTCGGCCGCACCTCCGCCGCGATCGCCGCGGCGACCAGGACCCTCGCGGGCCGCGGCCGCGTGTTCGTCCGCTACTCGGGGACCGAGCCGGTGCTGCGCGTCCTCGTCGAGGGCCCCAAGTCCGCGGAGAACCGCAGGATCGCCGACGAGATCGCCAAGATCTATCTGACCGAGACGGGCGCAAGAGAGGAGAAACACGGATGA
- the folP gene encoding dihydropteroate synthase codes for MTEPRSGGEIAKRFRKPSIMGVVNCTPDSFYAGSRAATSDLAVERALKLVEEGADILDIGGESTRPGSDSVPLEVERVRVIPVIKALAKQVKVRISIDTTKAAIAAEALDVGAVIVNDISALRDDKDMLKVAQRAERVILMHMLGDSPKTMQADPTYKDCFDEVSRFLQGRLQSFVAAGGRADRVVVDPGIGFGKTLDHNLTLIRRAGELSAIAPVLLGVSRKSMFGKILNDNGSGDRLAGSLSVAAWACFNGVSILRVHDVLETRRVIETLRAVSEAA; via the coding sequence ATGACCGAGCCAAGATCAGGCGGCGAGATCGCGAAGCGATTTCGCAAGCCGTCGATCATGGGGGTCGTCAACTGCACGCCGGATTCGTTTTACGCGGGAAGCCGCGCGGCGACGAGCGACCTCGCCGTCGAACGCGCCCTGAAGCTGGTGGAAGAGGGCGCGGACATCCTGGACATCGGCGGGGAATCGACCCGTCCGGGTTCGGACTCGGTGCCGTTGGAAGTGGAGCGGGTCCGCGTGATCCCCGTGATCAAGGCCTTGGCCAAGCAGGTCAAGGTCCGGATCTCGATCGATACCACCAAGGCCGCGATAGCGGCCGAGGCATTAGACGTCGGCGCCGTGATCGTCAACGATATTTCCGCGCTGCGCGACGACAAGGACATGCTCAAGGTCGCGCAGCGCGCGGAGCGAGTGATCTTGATGCACATGCTGGGTGATTCGCCCAAGACGATGCAGGCCGACCCGACCTACAAGGATTGTTTCGACGAGGTCTCCCGGTTCCTGCAAGGTCGCCTCCAGTCGTTCGTCGCGGCCGGAGGCCGCGCAGACCGGGTCGTCGTGGACCCCGGCATCGGCTTTGGAAAGACGTTGGATCACAATCTCACCTTGATCCGCCGCGCCGGCGAACTCTCCGCCATCGCCCCCGTTCTGCTGGGGGTCTCCCGGAAATCGATGTTCGGAAAGATTTTGAACGACAACGGATCGGGGGACCGTCTCGCCGGATCATTATCAGTCGCGGCCTGGGCCTGCTTCAACGGCGTTTCCATTTTACGCGTGCATGACGTCCTCGAGACCCGGCGCGTCATCGAAACCCTGCGCGCCGTCTCGGAGGCCGCGTGA
- a CDS encoding succinylglutamate desuccinylase/aspartoacylase family protein produces the protein MIDARRYFSRGPGPRVLLLGGVHGEEKPGVLALERLDAELASDGLSLARGQLTIVPRANAEAVARGLHFVDENLNRVVRPHPAPANREQALASELAALIAAHDAVLDLHGTQAPTVPFVFLDDESVPVRGWAEALGAEYLILGWPALYAGSDALTTTGYAQSLGKRALTVEAGRNDDPAAAEFAFDAARRAIAHFGLIIGTPRRPRPKALRLTAMVRREREGKFARPWKNFDPVAKGEPIARYADGVELLAPEDAFVVMPYEAAAVGEEWYYLAVPAQLPENY, from the coding sequence TTGATCGACGCGCGGCGCTACTTCAGCCGCGGCCCGGGGCCGCGCGTCCTGCTCCTCGGCGGCGTGCACGGCGAGGAGAAGCCCGGCGTTCTCGCGCTCGAGCGCCTCGACGCGGAGCTCGCGTCCGACGGCCTGTCGCTGGCGCGCGGCCAGCTGACTATCGTCCCCCGGGCGAACGCCGAGGCCGTCGCGCGCGGCCTCCACTTCGTCGACGAGAACCTCAACCGCGTCGTGCGGCCTCACCCCGCCCCCGCGAACCGCGAGCAGGCGCTCGCCTCCGAGCTGGCCGCGCTGATCGCCGCGCACGACGCCGTCCTCGACCTGCACGGGACCCAGGCGCCGACGGTCCCCTTCGTCTTCCTCGACGACGAGTCCGTGCCCGTGCGCGGCTGGGCCGAGGCGCTCGGCGCGGAATATCTGATCCTCGGCTGGCCCGCGCTCTATGCCGGCTCGGACGCGCTCACGACGACCGGCTACGCCCAGAGCCTGGGCAAGCGCGCGCTGACCGTCGAGGCCGGCCGGAACGACGACCCCGCGGCGGCGGAGTTCGCCTTCGACGCGGCGCGGCGGGCGATCGCGCACTTCGGCCTGATCATCGGCACGCCCCGGCGGCCGAGGCCGAAGGCGCTGCGCTTGACGGCGATGGTCCGGCGCGAGAGGGAGGGGAAGTTCGCGCGCCCCTGGAAGAACTTCGATCCCGTGGCGAAGGGCGAGCCGATCGCGCGCTACGCCGACGGCGTCGAGCTCCTCGCTCCGGAAGATGCGTTCGTCGTCATGCCCTACGAGGCCGCGGCCGTCGGCGAGGAGTGGTATTACCTCGCGGTCCCGGCCCAACTGCCGGAAAACTACTGA
- a CDS encoding response regulator — translation MPTSAELAFSVLVVDDEPDARTVLRGELEKVPGVTLKVGTAGTGDEALNKLKDVPYDLVFLDYRLPPTNGLDILEKIRQHHPKTAVVMTTAAGNEQVAVAAMKKGAMDYITQRDLRQTDLGQLLRRVIEIRDLVNQNMELRQVNQMKNEFIANVSHELRTPLTVVIGYANTMKDGSMGPLNEAQQKALTSMIDRAEGLMATLNNILRIREVHEGRKQLLLKPVELNRLVAAALERAGREIRRRKLKLTAEQQTSEIWVMADEEKLGDVIDNLLSNACKFSPVEGALRVLVATEKGHARLSVVDAGPGVPPEVLPHIFDTFSAANQGPTREYPGLGLGLPLSKQIVEALGGRIWIESEGSGRGTTARLELPVSAKDAPPAVVDGSETVRKKRVLIVEDNPDLVEVLMLFLASVSRNLSISTAHSGFEALERIEEEMPSLVILDVMMPGMDGFEVLSRLKRLPREKRPPVMVLTGYSDALSRAKDAGADEVMLKPFEKNAFVKKVLQLLGAPTV, via the coding sequence GTGCCGACCTCCGCTGAACTCGCCTTCTCCGTCCTCGTCGTCGACGACGAGCCAGACGCCCGGACCGTGCTCCGGGGCGAGCTCGAGAAAGTCCCCGGCGTGACCCTCAAGGTCGGGACCGCCGGCACCGGCGACGAGGCCCTCAACAAGCTCAAGGACGTCCCCTACGACCTGGTCTTCCTCGACTACCGCCTCCCCCCCACCAACGGCCTCGATATATTGGAGAAGATCCGCCAGCACCACCCGAAGACCGCCGTCGTGATGACCACGGCCGCGGGCAACGAGCAGGTGGCCGTGGCCGCCATGAAGAAGGGCGCGATGGACTACATCACGCAGAGGGACCTGCGTCAGACCGACCTCGGCCAGCTCCTGCGCCGCGTCATCGAGATTCGCGACCTGGTCAACCAGAACATGGAGCTGCGCCAGGTCAACCAGATGAAGAACGAGTTCATCGCGAACGTCTCGCATGAGCTGCGCACCCCCCTGACCGTCGTCATCGGCTACGCGAACACGATGAAGGACGGCAGCATGGGCCCCCTCAACGAGGCGCAGCAGAAGGCGCTCACCTCCATGATCGACCGCGCCGAGGGCCTGATGGCCACCCTCAACAACATCCTGCGCATCCGCGAGGTCCACGAGGGCCGCAAGCAGCTCCTCCTCAAACCCGTCGAGCTCAACCGCCTCGTCGCGGCCGCGCTCGAGCGCGCCGGACGCGAGATCCGCCGCCGCAAGCTGAAGCTGACCGCAGAACAGCAGACCTCCGAGATCTGGGTGATGGCCGACGAGGAGAAGCTCGGCGACGTGATCGACAACCTGCTCTCCAACGCCTGCAAGTTCAGCCCCGTCGAAGGCGCGCTGCGCGTGCTCGTGGCGACCGAGAAAGGCCACGCCCGCCTGTCCGTCGTCGACGCCGGGCCCGGCGTGCCGCCCGAGGTCCTGCCGCACATCTTCGACACCTTCTCCGCCGCGAACCAGGGCCCGACGCGCGAATACCCCGGCCTCGGCCTCGGCCTTCCCCTCTCGAAGCAGATCGTCGAGGCTCTCGGCGGCCGCATCTGGATCGAGAGCGAGGGCTCCGGGCGCGGGACCACCGCCCGCCTCGAGCTGCCGGTCTCGGCGAAGGACGCGCCTCCCGCCGTCGTCGACGGCTCAGAGACGGTGCGCAAGAAGCGCGTCCTCATCGTCGAGGACAACCCCGACCTCGTCGAGGTCCTGATGCTGTTCCTCGCGAGCGTCAGCCGCAACCTGTCGATCTCGACGGCGCACTCCGGCTTCGAGGCGCTCGAGCGCATCGAGGAGGAGATGCCGAGCCTCGTCATCCTCGACGTGATGATGCCGGGCATGGACGGCTTCGAGGTGCTCTCCCGCCTCAAGCGGCTGCCTCGCGAGAAGCGCCCGCCGGTGATGGTGCTGACCGGCTACTCGGACGCGCTGTCCCGCGCGAAGGACGCCGGCGCGGACGAGGTCATGCTCAAGCCCTTCGAGAAGAACGCTTTCGTCAAGAAGGTCCTCCAGCTCCTCGGCGCCCCGACCGTCTGA
- the glmS gene encoding glutamine--fructose-6-phosphate transaminase (isomerizing): MCGIVGYVGPKQAVPLLMEGLKRLEYRGYDSSGLASIVDGVIERRRAQGKLTNLEKVLAASPLAGSVALGHTRWATHGKPSEVNSHPHTDPTGTVAVIHNGIIENYLEIKDRLTAAGAKFESETDTEVLAHLVAEKLVQLQPPGSSPKPDLNEPLLFEAVRRALGDVRGAYAVAVLWSKAPGVIVAAKTASPLIIGLGDGETFLGSDVPAFLAYTRKAVFLEDGEMAVLKKDGASFFNLAGKKIVKTPINITWDRTMAEKSGYRHFMLKEIHDQPMSCEDTMRGRLFPLKGVLERDCGMNADILKNVRSVQMIACGTAYHSCLVGQYWFETLIGVPTRVETASEFRYRETTVGPDDLVIAVSQSGETADTLAAVKIAKERGAKVLAVCNTVGSALTRAADWTLYTHCGPELGVASTKAFIGQLTSLAVLTLHAAIGRGAMTEAQGRAFVDDLVKVPGWIRAAIKLDKEILAVAKKFAKSEHFLFIGRYVNYPIALEAALKLKEISYIHAEGYPAGELKHGPIALIDTEMPVVVIATQSRVLEKTLSSLEEVKARGARVIVVATEGAGEFKDCEAVLRLPPVPELLSPIVNIIPLQLLAYHVADLRGCDVDQPRNLAKSVTVE, translated from the coding sequence ATGTGCGGCATAGTCGGCTACGTCGGGCCTAAGCAAGCCGTTCCCCTGCTCATGGAGGGCCTCAAGCGCCTCGAGTACCGGGGGTACGACTCCTCGGGCCTGGCGTCCATCGTCGACGGCGTCATCGAGCGCCGCCGCGCCCAGGGCAAGCTGACGAACCTGGAGAAGGTTCTGGCGGCGAGTCCGCTCGCCGGCTCCGTCGCCCTCGGTCACACGCGCTGGGCGACGCACGGCAAGCCGAGCGAGGTCAACTCCCACCCGCACACCGACCCGACGGGCACCGTCGCGGTGATCCACAACGGGATCATCGAGAACTACCTCGAGATCAAGGACCGCCTGACCGCCGCGGGCGCCAAGTTCGAGAGCGAGACCGACACCGAGGTGCTCGCGCACCTCGTCGCCGAGAAGCTGGTCCAGCTCCAGCCGCCGGGCTCCTCGCCCAAGCCCGACCTCAACGAGCCCCTCCTTTTCGAGGCCGTGCGCCGCGCGCTCGGCGACGTCCGCGGCGCCTACGCGGTCGCCGTGCTCTGGTCGAAGGCTCCCGGCGTGATCGTCGCCGCGAAGACCGCGTCCCCTCTCATCATCGGCCTCGGCGACGGCGAGACCTTCCTCGGCTCCGACGTCCCCGCCTTCCTCGCCTACACGCGCAAGGCCGTGTTCCTCGAGGACGGCGAGATGGCCGTCCTCAAGAAGGACGGCGCGTCCTTCTTCAACCTCGCGGGCAAGAAGATCGTCAAGACGCCGATCAACATCACCTGGGACCGCACGATGGCGGAGAAGTCCGGCTACCGCCACTTCATGCTCAAGGAGATCCACGACCAGCCGATGTCCTGCGAGGACACGATGCGCGGGCGCCTGTTCCCGCTGAAGGGCGTGCTCGAGCGCGACTGCGGCATGAACGCGGACATATTGAAGAACGTCCGTTCGGTGCAGATGATCGCCTGCGGCACCGCCTATCATTCCTGCCTCGTCGGCCAGTACTGGTTCGAGACCTTGATCGGCGTCCCCACGAGGGTCGAGACCGCCTCCGAGTTCCGTTATCGCGAGACCACCGTCGGCCCCGACGACCTGGTCATCGCCGTTTCTCAGTCGGGCGAGACAGCCGACACCTTGGCCGCCGTGAAAATCGCTAAAGAAAGGGGCGCGAAGGTCCTCGCCGTCTGCAACACCGTCGGCTCCGCGCTCACCCGCGCCGCCGACTGGACCCTGTACACGCACTGCGGCCCCGAGCTCGGCGTGGCTTCCACGAAGGCCTTCATCGGCCAGCTGACCTCCCTCGCCGTCCTGACCCTCCACGCCGCCATCGGACGCGGCGCGATGACCGAGGCGCAGGGCCGCGCCTTCGTCGACGACCTGGTCAAGGTGCCCGGCTGGATCCGCGCCGCGATCAAGCTCGACAAGGAGATCCTCGCCGTCGCGAAGAAGTTCGCCAAGTCGGAGCACTTCCTGTTCATCGGCCGCTACGTGAACTACCCGATCGCCCTCGAGGCGGCGCTCAAGCTCAAGGAGATCTCGTACATCCACGCCGAGGGCTATCCCGCCGGAGAGCTCAAGCACGGCCCGATCGCGCTGATCGACACCGAGATGCCCGTCGTCGTCATCGCGACGCAGTCCCGCGTCCTCGAGAAGACCCTGTCGTCGCTCGAGGAAGTGAAAGCCCGCGGCGCGCGGGTCATCGTCGTCGCCACCGAGGGCGCGGGCGAGTTCAAGGACTGCGAGGCCGTCCTGCGCCTGCCGCCGGTCCCCGAGCTCCTGTCGCCGATCGTGAACATCATCCCGCTCCAGCTCCTCGCGTATCACGTGGCGGACCTGCGCGGCTGCGACGTCGACCAACCCCGCAACCTGGCGAAGAGCGTCACGGTCGAGTAG